A portion of the Novosphingobium sp. KA1 genome contains these proteins:
- a CDS encoding TonB-dependent siderophore receptor produces MSKKPSPAAARRSFLALTCLAPALVPALAHADTAPSDNGQVLGGVTVSDTAIDTQPGRTLESPKRTRPVRDTPQTITVLGKEVIEQQNLLTLRDVLSTVPGITFGAGEGGGGYGDSINFRGYSANNDITVDGVRDSAQYTRSDPFNLEQIEVTNGANSVMSGAGSVGGNINLVTKRPKADDEMIVTGGVGTDNYYRATADLNKRVNDLVAVRLNAMWHRNDVPGRDVEDYKRWGLAPSVTIGIDGPTRLTLQYLHQEDTNIPQYGLPYYQTATNAGMVPGVHRSDYFGYRNVDKQKINVDQLTATFEHDFSDAVSIRNLARWQDVTQFSRVDPPQGTYCLSSGVTPAGAACPATVPAGYYLPSGPRGNTRDSGNQLLFDQVDLTAKFNTGAIEHTVDVGAAATWEKYDLFSGSSLRNADGTAYYTAYPLMNIDNPNAVITGPAGFTYGSNVYTGALNFIRTAHQMGEQTNVAAYLFDTMKLGKFELNAGARIERNSGTYRSDTISAVPATLGEVTPGTQFKNADTLFSYRVGLVYKPVETVSLYAAYGNSRTPSKASVNGSCTAATCNISPETATNYEIGAKAELFDGGLLLTASAFRNERDKYAVASNDPTVVDQQLDGHSRVDGIALGATGKITPNWSVTANYTYLKSKLVQSVSDFCLANPGQGTCTNTVAVPNPGGGSDLTQTPKNSASLFTTYRLPFGLTIGYSATYQGSFALNTPTATSAVVYRSDDYLIHNAYLSYEFTPNLSAQLNVKNIGDKLYFQRVRNNGWATPGDARSAVLTLTAKM; encoded by the coding sequence ATGTCCAAGAAGCCTTCGCCGGCGGCTGCGCGCCGCTCATTTCTGGCGCTTACCTGCCTTGCGCCCGCATTGGTGCCCGCGCTGGCCCACGCCGATACGGCGCCATCCGATAACGGGCAGGTGCTTGGCGGCGTGACCGTCAGCGATACCGCGATCGACACGCAGCCCGGCCGCACGCTGGAGTCCCCCAAGCGCACGCGCCCGGTCCGAGATACGCCGCAGACGATCACCGTGCTTGGCAAGGAAGTGATCGAACAGCAGAACCTGCTGACCCTGCGCGATGTCCTCTCGACCGTCCCGGGCATCACCTTCGGTGCCGGCGAAGGCGGCGGCGGTTATGGCGACAGCATCAATTTCCGCGGCTACAGCGCCAACAACGACATCACCGTCGACGGCGTGCGCGACAGCGCCCAGTACACCCGTTCCGACCCGTTCAACCTCGAACAGATCGAAGTGACCAACGGCGCGAACTCGGTAATGTCCGGCGCAGGCTCGGTGGGCGGCAACATCAATCTCGTCACCAAGCGCCCCAAGGCGGATGACGAGATGATTGTCACCGGCGGGGTTGGCACCGACAATTATTATCGCGCCACCGCCGACCTCAACAAGCGCGTCAACGACCTCGTCGCCGTCCGCCTCAATGCGATGTGGCACCGCAACGACGTGCCCGGCCGCGATGTCGAGGACTACAAGCGCTGGGGCCTCGCCCCCTCGGTCACCATCGGCATCGACGGCCCGACCCGCCTGACGCTCCAGTACCTCCACCAGGAGGACACCAATATTCCGCAGTACGGCCTGCCCTATTACCAGACCGCCACGAACGCCGGCATGGTGCCGGGCGTGCATCGCAGCGACTACTTCGGCTATCGCAACGTCGACAAACAGAAGATCAACGTCGACCAGCTGACCGCAACCTTCGAGCATGATTTCAGCGACGCGGTGTCGATCCGCAACCTGGCGCGCTGGCAGGACGTGACGCAGTTCTCGCGCGTCGATCCGCCCCAGGGCACCTATTGCCTGTCGAGCGGCGTCACGCCCGCGGGTGCCGCCTGCCCCGCCACGGTTCCGGCCGGTTACTACCTGCCCTCCGGCCCGCGCGGCAACACGCGTGACAGCGGCAACCAGCTGCTGTTCGATCAGGTCGACCTGACGGCGAAGTTCAACACCGGCGCGATCGAGCACACCGTCGACGTCGGCGCCGCCGCAACCTGGGAAAAGTACGACCTGTTCTCGGGCAGCTCGCTGCGCAATGCGGACGGCACCGCCTATTACACCGCCTACCCGCTGATGAATATCGACAACCCGAATGCCGTCATCACCGGCCCTGCGGGCTTCACCTATGGCAGCAACGTCTACACCGGCGCGCTGAACTTCATCCGCACGGCCCACCAGATGGGCGAGCAGACCAATGTCGCCGCCTACCTGTTCGACACGATGAAGCTGGGCAAGTTCGAACTGAACGCCGGCGCCCGCATCGAGCGCAACAGCGGCACCTATCGCAGCGACACGATCTCGGCGGTGCCCGCAACGCTGGGAGAAGTGACCCCGGGCACGCAGTTCAAGAACGCCGACACGCTGTTCTCCTACCGCGTCGGCCTTGTCTACAAGCCGGTCGAGACCGTCAGCCTCTATGCCGCCTACGGCAACTCGCGCACCCCGTCGAAGGCCTCGGTCAACGGCTCGTGCACGGCGGCAACCTGCAACATTTCCCCGGAAACCGCGACGAACTACGAGATCGGCGCCAAGGCCGAACTGTTCGACGGCGGACTGCTGCTCACCGCCTCGGCCTTCCGCAACGAGCGCGACAAGTACGCCGTCGCCTCGAACGACCCGACGGTAGTCGACCAGCAGCTTGACGGGCATTCGCGCGTTGACGGCATTGCCCTCGGGGCAACCGGCAAGATCACGCCGAACTGGTCGGTCACCGCCAACTACACCTACCTCAAGAGCAAGCTGGTGCAGTCGGTGTCGGACTTCTGCCTTGCCAATCCCGGCCAGGGCACCTGCACCAACACGGTGGCCGTTCCCAACCCCGGCGGCGGTTCGGACCTGACTCAGACGCCGAAGAACTCGGCCAGCCTGTTCACCACCTATCGCCTGCCATTCGGCCTGACGATCGGTTATAGCGCCACCTACCAGGGCTCGTTCGCGCTCAATACCCCCACGGCGACCTCGGCGGTCGTCTATCGCTCGGACGACTACCTGATCCACAACGCCTATCTCTCGTACGAGTTCACGCCGAACCTCTCGGCGCAGCTCAACGTCAAGAACATCGGCGACAAGCTCTACTTCCAGCGCGTCCGCAACAACGGCTGGGCGACCCCGGGCGATGCGCGTTCGGCGGTGCTGACCCTGACCGCGAAGATGTAA
- a CDS encoding sulfate/molybdate ABC transporter ATP-binding protein encodes MIRVENITKRFGDYAALHGIDLEIQPGEFIALLGPSGSGKTTLLRIIAGLEFQDEGHVFFDGEDVSDIPVGKRNVGFVFQQYALFKHMTVADNVAFGLNVRKGRHRPSKSEIKARAEELLRIVQLEGLGGRYPGQLSGGQRQRVALARALAIEPSLLLLDEPFGALDAKVRKDLRRWLRDLHKQMGLTSIFVTHDQEEALELADRVVVMDHGRIDQIGTPEEVYMKPATAFVSHFVGETNRFPDGRHVRPHDLDIVTEGGEAIAVDNVFRKGAVWRVEGRLAGNDTIVELDLSSDRQPPAIGETVFIAARRSLTFAS; translated from the coding sequence TTGATCCGCGTTGAAAACATCACCAAGCGCTTTGGCGACTACGCCGCGCTCCACGGCATCGACCTCGAGATCCAGCCCGGCGAGTTCATCGCCCTGCTCGGCCCCTCGGGCTCGGGCAAGACCACGCTGCTGCGCATCATCGCGGGCCTCGAATTCCAGGATGAGGGCCATGTCTTCTTCGACGGCGAGGACGTCTCCGACATCCCGGTCGGCAAGCGCAACGTCGGCTTCGTGTTCCAGCAATATGCGCTCTTCAAACACATGACCGTGGCCGACAACGTCGCCTTCGGCCTCAATGTGCGCAAGGGCAGGCACCGCCCGTCGAAGTCCGAGATCAAGGCCCGCGCCGAGGAATTGCTGCGCATCGTCCAGCTCGAAGGGCTCGGTGGACGCTATCCCGGACAGCTTTCGGGCGGCCAGCGCCAGCGCGTGGCACTGGCCCGCGCACTCGCCATCGAACCGAGCCTGCTATTGCTCGATGAACCCTTCGGTGCCCTCGACGCCAAGGTCCGCAAGGATCTGCGCCGCTGGCTGCGCGATCTCCACAAGCAGATGGGCCTGACCTCGATCTTTGTCACCCACGACCAGGAAGAGGCGCTCGAACTCGCCGACCGGGTGGTGGTGATGGACCACGGCCGGATCGACCAGATCGGCACGCCGGAGGAAGTCTACATGAAGCCGGCAACCGCTTTCGTCTCGCATTTCGTAGGCGAAACCAACCGCTTTCCCGATGGCCGCCATGTGCGCCCACACGATCTCGATATCGTCACCGAAGGGGGAGAGGCGATCGCGGTCGACAACGTGTTCCGCAAGGGCGCGGTGTGGCGCGTGGAAGGGCGCCTCGCCGGCAATGACACGATCGTCGAACTCGACCTTTCGAGCGATCGCCAGCCTCCCGCCATCGGCGAAACGGTATTTATCGCCGCTCGCCGTTCGCTCACTTTCGCAAGCTGA
- a CDS encoding Fe2+-dependent dioxygenase → MVIEIPELFRPEEVRELRAALETADWADGRATAGHRAARVKDNEQLPLDHPLARELAERVQTRLYQTPLFIAAALPQRVLQPRFSRYDGRGHYGNHVDNAIFPIPGTGEHLRSDVSSTLFLSDPDEYDGGELVIEDMFGTHTVKLPAGHMIVYPGSSLHRVTPVTRGVRFVSFFWTQSFVASPERRRLLLELDGAIQSVATDHPEHGSIDTLTQVYHNLLRQWSVT, encoded by the coding sequence ATGGTCATCGAAATTCCGGAACTGTTCCGCCCCGAAGAAGTGCGCGAACTGCGCGCCGCCCTCGAAACGGCGGACTGGGCGGACGGGCGCGCCACGGCCGGGCACCGCGCTGCCCGCGTCAAGGACAACGAACAGCTCCCGCTGGACCATCCGCTGGCCAGGGAACTGGCCGAGCGCGTGCAGACGCGTCTTTACCAGACCCCGCTGTTCATCGCCGCCGCCCTGCCCCAGCGTGTGCTGCAACCGCGCTTCTCGCGCTATGACGGACGCGGCCACTACGGCAATCACGTCGACAACGCGATTTTCCCGATCCCCGGCACCGGCGAGCATCTGCGCAGCGATGTCTCTAGCACCCTCTTCCTCAGCGATCCCGACGAATACGACGGCGGCGAACTGGTGATCGAAGACATGTTCGGCACCCACACGGTCAAGTTGCCGGCCGGCCACATGATCGTCTACCCCGGCAGCAGCCTGCACCGCGTCACCCCGGTCACGCGCGGCGTGCGCTTCGTCTCGTTCTTCTGGACCCAGAGCTTTGTCGCCTCCCCCGAACGACGGCGGCTGCTGCTCGAACTCGACGGCGCCATCCAGTCGGTGGCAACCGACCATCCCGAACATGGGTCCATCGATACGCTGACACAGGTCTACCACAACCTGCTGCGACAGTGGTCGGTGACCTGA
- a CDS encoding glutamine amidotransferase, translated as MPQKNALIIRHVPHEGVAGFRQPIEDHGYLVDRIDVTDPAFASLDLAEPDLLIMMGGPMGVYEQEAHPWIACQMRRLARRLEADRPTLGVCFGAQMIAAAMGADVYPGPSKEVGFHPVRVHDHIVDSPLRHIAGVPVLHWHGDTFTLPGNVELLASSHVYDHQAFRRGSNILALQFHAEMGMDPRFDAWMEQWPEAVVEAGGSETALRAAHAEHGPVAVAAGRAMIGEWLKGLR; from the coding sequence ATGCCGCAAAAGAACGCCCTGATCATCCGCCATGTGCCGCACGAAGGTGTGGCCGGGTTTCGCCAGCCGATCGAGGATCACGGCTACCTGGTCGATCGCATCGATGTGACCGACCCGGCCTTTGCCTCGCTCGATCTGGCCGAGCCCGACCTGCTGATCATGATGGGCGGGCCCATGGGGGTCTACGAGCAGGAGGCGCATCCCTGGATTGCCTGCCAGATGCGCCGCCTTGCCCGCCGCCTCGAAGCGGACCGGCCGACGCTCGGCGTCTGCTTCGGCGCGCAGATGATCGCCGCGGCCATGGGTGCGGACGTCTATCCGGGCCCTTCCAAGGAAGTGGGCTTCCACCCCGTCCGCGTGCATGACCATATCGTGGACAGCCCGCTACGCCATATCGCCGGGGTCCCGGTGCTGCACTGGCACGGCGATACCTTCACCCTGCCGGGCAATGTCGAGTTGTTGGCATCCAGCCATGTCTACGACCATCAGGCCTTCCGGCGCGGCAGCAATATCCTCGCACTCCAGTTCCACGCCGAGATGGGCATGGACCCGCGCTTCGACGCCTGGATGGAGCAATGGCCCGAAGCCGTCGTCGAGGCGGGCGGCAGCGAAACCGCGCTGCGCGCCGCCCATGCCGAACACGGTCCCGTTGCCGTCGCTGCCGGACGGGCGATGATCGGCGAGTGGCTGAAAGGCCTGCGCTAA
- a CDS encoding YezD family protein, with product MTSSPPPEPTSAAQRQLEDNIATVRDALENLRYGNIALTVHDGRVVQIDVTEKKRFQ from the coding sequence ATGACCAGCAGTCCCCCTCCCGAACCGACCTCCGCCGCCCAGCGCCAGTTGGAGGACAACATCGCCACCGTGCGTGACGCGCTCGAGAACCTGCGATACGGCAATATCGCGCTGACCGTGCACGACGGCCGCGTGGTGCAGATCGACGTCACCGAGAAGAAACGCTTCCAGTAG
- a CDS encoding TonB-dependent receptor: MSTVMLRCAASMGVLASTLLTNPALAQDTAKAPAAAEQSPVGEIVVTAQRRSERSLDVPITITTLSDKTLDDAGVRQLSDMAKVVPALRFDKSGVYTQPTIRGVGTAIATSGGGPNVATYVDGFFLPSAAATDFQLLKVQSVQVLKGPQGTLFGRNTTGGAILVTTADPSETPGGEMRVSYGRFDTVEAQAYATGALAKGVALDVEGLYRRGDGFQTNIVDGNDQIGKYNRWSVRTGLKVEISPDVSAVLRYTHSQSDDPSALMHNAFVDGDGTRWVYQYTPTGYYATKPNEVALQPGDGIGAKTNTDVVQGTIKADLGFANLTSYTQLRNERVNSVQDLDATALPIFTIGIGSNSKTFTQELLLNSKAGSRLQWTTGVYYFRNRDSWPTEAKLGTAPFVKNGESGTLSQAIAVFGDATYEITPQLFVTAGARYSHDWVDQAFFERALTASVYEDANGNAVPFPADVPLYTRFYVPKLTNDRVTPRFVIRFKPDDSSSLYASFTQGYKAGLLNVGGYSYRQVKPETINAYELGYKYARNSITAELSGFYYDYKNLQVSSFQAGTARITNAASSEIYGIEGQVSARVTSDFTVSAGAAWTHARYKSFPNAPYYQFGDSGFLFETTTNASGFKMQRTPEFTGNIAASYGIDLAEGRLNLSSNLYYTSSFYFGIAEQFRQKGYALLGLRAEWTDASEKYSVAVFGENVTDHRYRSAVNYASLGIGSVWAAPATYGVTLGVKY, encoded by the coding sequence ATGTCGACTGTCATGCTGCGCTGCGCAGCATCAATGGGCGTGCTTGCCAGCACGCTGCTGACCAACCCGGCTCTGGCGCAGGATACGGCGAAGGCGCCCGCAGCCGCCGAACAATCACCGGTCGGCGAGATCGTCGTCACCGCGCAGCGCCGTTCCGAACGCTCGCTCGACGTGCCGATCACCATCACCACGCTGAGTGACAAGACGCTCGACGATGCCGGTGTGCGCCAGTTGTCCGACATGGCCAAGGTCGTGCCGGCGCTGCGCTTCGACAAGTCCGGCGTCTACACCCAGCCGACCATTCGCGGTGTCGGCACCGCCATCGCCACTTCGGGCGGCGGCCCCAACGTCGCCACGTATGTCGACGGCTTCTTCCTGCCAAGCGCCGCCGCCACCGACTTCCAGCTGCTCAAGGTACAGTCCGTACAGGTCCTCAAGGGGCCGCAAGGCACGCTGTTCGGGCGCAACACCACCGGCGGCGCGATCCTCGTCACCACGGCCGATCCCAGCGAGACGCCGGGCGGCGAGATGCGCGTTTCCTATGGCCGCTTCGACACCGTGGAAGCACAGGCCTATGCCACCGGCGCGCTCGCCAAGGGCGTCGCGCTCGACGTCGAGGGCCTCTACCGGCGCGGCGACGGCTTCCAGACCAACATCGTCGACGGCAACGACCAGATCGGCAAGTATAACCGCTGGTCGGTCCGCACCGGCCTGAAAGTAGAAATCTCGCCCGACGTCAGCGCAGTGCTGCGCTATACCCATTCGCAGAGCGACGATCCCTCCGCGCTGATGCACAATGCCTTCGTCGATGGCGACGGCACCCGCTGGGTCTATCAATACACGCCGACCGGCTATTACGCGACCAAGCCAAACGAAGTGGCGCTTCAGCCGGGCGACGGCATCGGCGCAAAAACCAACACCGATGTGGTCCAGGGCACGATCAAGGCCGACCTCGGATTCGCCAACCTCACCTCCTACACGCAGCTGCGCAACGAGCGGGTGAACAGCGTGCAGGATCTTGACGCTACCGCACTGCCGATCTTCACCATCGGCATCGGCTCCAACAGCAAGACCTTCACGCAGGAACTGCTGCTCAACTCCAAGGCCGGCTCGCGCCTGCAATGGACCACCGGCGTCTACTACTTCCGCAACCGCGATTCCTGGCCGACCGAGGCGAAGCTGGGCACCGCTCCCTTCGTCAAGAACGGCGAATCCGGCACGCTCTCGCAGGCGATCGCCGTATTCGGCGACGCGACCTACGAGATCACCCCGCAGCTCTTCGTCACCGCCGGCGCGCGCTATAGCCACGACTGGGTCGATCAGGCCTTCTTCGAACGCGCATTGACCGCCTCGGTCTACGAGGATGCGAACGGCAATGCCGTGCCCTTCCCCGCCGATGTGCCGCTCTACACCAGGTTCTACGTACCCAAGCTCACCAACGACCGGGTCACCCCGCGCTTCGTGATCCGCTTCAAGCCGGACGATTCCTCCAGCCTCTATGCCTCGTTCACCCAGGGCTACAAGGCGGGGCTGCTCAATGTCGGCGGCTATTCCTACCGGCAGGTGAAGCCGGAGACGATCAATGCCTATGAGCTGGGCTACAAGTACGCCCGGAACAGCATCACCGCCGAACTCTCGGGCTTCTATTACGACTACAAGAACCTGCAGGTCTCCAGCTTCCAGGCCGGGACCGCACGGATCACCAATGCCGCCAGTTCCGAGATCTACGGCATCGAAGGCCAGGTCAGCGCCCGCGTGACTTCGGATTTCACCGTCTCGGCCGGTGCGGCATGGACCCATGCGCGCTACAAGTCGTTCCCCAACGCGCCCTACTACCAGTTCGGCGATAGCGGCTTCCTGTTCGAGACCACCACCAACGCCAGCGGCTTCAAGATGCAGCGCACGCCGGAATTCACCGGCAACATCGCCGCCTCCTACGGCATCGACCTGGCGGAAGGCCGGCTCAACCTGTCGAGCAATCTCTACTACACGTCCTCGTTCTATTTCGGCATCGCCGAACAGTTCAGGCAGAAGGGCTATGCCCTGCTGGGCCTGCGCGCGGAATGGACCGACGCCAGCGAGAAATACTCGGTCGCCGTGTTCGGCGAGAACGTGACCGACCATCGCTACCGTTCAGCGGTCAACTACGCATCGCTCGGCATCGGCAGCGTCTGGGCAGCGCCCGCCACCTACGGCGTGACGCTCGGCGTCAAGTACTGA